One window of the Waddliaceae bacterium genome contains the following:
- a CDS encoding glycine--tRNA ligase subunit beta has translation MITFQDLITRLSNYWKDNGCVVHKGYDLEVGAGTFNPSTFLRCLGGEPYKAVYIELCRRPSDGRYGENPNRLQQHHQCQVILKPSPYNIQDLYLRSLEAIGIDLKAHDIRFVHDDWEGPTLGAWGLGWEIWLDGMEVTQFTYFQCVGGLDLKPITGELTYGLERLAMYLQNVDNVYDLQWDENLTYGDVYHRNEVEWSTYNFEHASTSMWFNHFNDYEAEAKRAMAQKLVLPAYDFVMKASHAFNILDARNAISVSERTGYIGRIRDLSRSIAESYIASREEQGHPLMGRFPEVVAPAVEREDSDEKHPHAPEDFILEIGSEELPETFVPIGIANLKKAVSSLLDKEGLAYDDIIGYGTPRRLTAHVKGLAHEKPATSVERRGPAISVAFDEKGSLSKAGKGFFASINVEASSLEDVRSGDVEGIELRTIKGGEYLFASVTTPQKLTAEILAEKLPSLILGLHFPKTMRWGDGNITYARPLRWILSLFGKKVVPFAIDGILSGNYSFGHRQLDDVRFTVPHASRYLAALKDHNVLADVDVRTASIKKQIEEIEKESGNTVIAIDKVLPSVVNLSEWPMLTTASFDERFLKAPKEVLISEMVHHQRYFPVADSDGELVNTFVITADNTPSDTIRSGNEKVLSARLSDGVFLYDQDLKKTLEAFNENLKTITFLKGVGSMHAKVERLVENTALIHGLLPLGDKDTATRTALLCKADLATKLVCEFPDLQGIVGKRYATINGESDDVALAIDEHWMPRGEKSPLPQSPAGVIVSIADKIDNIISCFSLGLKPTSSSDPYALRRQVLGIIKTLVNGRYNVSIVDILTRCFENFKLSQESIANPDAVADILVFITNRIKTVFQEYGLAYDEIEASLSQGFDDIYDIFCRINALNTFRSASPEAFKDLYEVYKRSKGQLNKEPQHPFSEELLAATEEKALHDALTTAEDAVTSAISSHDYPAAYTALSTLQPPLADFWTHIKVLDDDTSIRNNRLSLLQRTLSLFATLLDFSRIRC, from the coding sequence ATGATAACCTTCCAAGATCTTATTACACGCCTGTCTAATTACTGGAAAGATAATGGGTGTGTCGTCCATAAGGGCTACGACCTCGAGGTTGGTGCCGGGACGTTCAACCCTTCGACATTTTTGCGATGTCTTGGTGGCGAGCCTTACAAGGCGGTATATATCGAGTTATGTCGTCGTCCTTCCGACGGAAGGTATGGCGAAAATCCCAACAGATTGCAGCAGCACCATCAGTGTCAGGTTATTTTGAAGCCATCGCCTTACAACATCCAGGACCTGTACTTAAGATCTCTTGAAGCTATCGGCATCGACCTCAAAGCCCACGACATCCGCTTCGTCCATGACGATTGGGAGGGCCCTACCCTTGGCGCTTGGGGGCTAGGTTGGGAAATATGGCTTGATGGCATGGAAGTCACGCAGTTCACATATTTCCAGTGTGTCGGTGGTTTAGACCTCAAGCCCATCACCGGAGAGCTTACTTACGGCCTCGAAAGGCTAGCGATGTACCTTCAGAATGTCGACAATGTCTATGACCTGCAGTGGGACGAGAATCTCACCTACGGCGATGTATACCATAGGAACGAGGTGGAGTGGAGTACGTACAACTTCGAGCATGCATCTACGTCGATGTGGTTCAACCATTTCAACGACTACGAAGCCGAGGCAAAGCGTGCTATGGCGCAGAAGCTCGTCCTTCCTGCCTATGATTTTGTTATGAAGGCCTCTCATGCTTTCAACATCCTCGATGCGAGGAATGCCATCTCAGTCTCCGAGCGTACGGGTTATATTGGACGCATCCGCGATCTTTCTCGTAGCATCGCCGAGTCGTATATCGCCAGCAGAGAAGAACAGGGACATCCTCTTATGGGGCGTTTCCCCGAAGTCGTTGCTCCTGCTGTAGAGCGCGAAGATAGTGATGAAAAACACCCACATGCTCCCGAAGATTTCATTTTGGAGATCGGCAGCGAAGAGCTCCCCGAGACGTTCGTTCCTATCGGCATCGCCAACCTCAAGAAAGCTGTTAGCTCGCTCCTCGACAAAGAAGGCCTTGCCTATGATGACATCATTGGTTACGGCACGCCACGGCGTCTTACTGCCCACGTCAAAGGTCTCGCCCATGAAAAACCTGCAACTTCCGTAGAACGTCGCGGTCCTGCAATCTCCGTTGCTTTCGATGAAAAAGGCTCTCTTTCAAAGGCGGGTAAAGGTTTCTTCGCATCTATCAACGTAGAGGCGTCCTCTCTTGAAGACGTTCGCTCTGGCGACGTCGAAGGGATAGAGCTCCGCACGATAAAAGGTGGAGAGTATCTCTTCGCCAGTGTTACGACGCCGCAGAAACTCACCGCAGAGATCCTCGCCGAGAAGCTTCCCTCCCTGATCCTTGGTCTACACTTTCCTAAGACGATGCGTTGGGGCGACGGAAACATAACATACGCACGCCCACTGCGCTGGATACTTTCTCTCTTCGGTAAAAAGGTCGTACCTTTTGCTATCGATGGCATACTCTCGGGCAACTACTCGTTCGGTCATAGGCAGCTCGACGATGTAAGGTTCACCGTCCCTCATGCTTCGCGATACCTTGCTGCTCTTAAAGACCACAACGTCCTCGCTGACGTTGATGTCAGGACGGCGAGCATAAAGAAACAGATCGAAGAGATCGAGAAGGAGTCTGGCAACACCGTCATCGCCATCGACAAAGTCCTCCCTAGCGTCGTGAATCTTTCAGAGTGGCCGATGCTTACTACGGCATCTTTCGACGAACGCTTTCTTAAGGCTCCCAAAGAGGTTCTTATCTCCGAGATGGTCCATCACCAGCGATATTTCCCTGTAGCAGACAGCGATGGTGAGCTTGTCAACACCTTCGTCATCACCGCCGACAACACCCCCAGCGACACTATACGTTCAGGCAACGAGAAAGTCCTCTCTGCGCGTCTCAGCGACGGCGTTTTCCTCTACGACCAAGACCTCAAGAAAACCCTCGAAGCCTTCAACGAAAACCTAAAAACCATCACCTTCCTCAAAGGCGTAGGGAGCATGCATGCAAAAGTAGAGCGTCTCGTTGAGAACACCGCCCTAATCCATGGACTTCTTCCTCTCGGCGACAAAGACACAGCAACGCGCACTGCACTGCTCTGTAAGGCAGACCTCGCGACGAAGCTTGTCTGCGAGTTCCCTGACCTCCAAGGCATCGTAGGGAAACGCTATGCTACCATCAACGGCGAAAGCGACGACGTAGCGCTCGCCATCGACGAACACTGGATGCCTCGCGGTGAGAAGTCCCCTCTTCCGCAGTCTCCTGCTGGCGTAATCGTCAGCATCGCCGACAAGATCGACAACATAATAAGCTGCTTCTCTCTAGGCCTCAAGCCGACATCTTCCAGCGACCCTTATGCCCTACGACGACAAGTACTCGGGATAATAAAAACCCTTGTAAACGGAAGATACAACGTCTCGATAGTAGATATCCTAACCCGCTGCTTCGAGAACTTCAAGCTCTCCCAAGAAAGCATCGCTAACCCCGACGCCGTCGCCGACATCCTCGTCTTCATCACCAACAGGATAAAAACCGTCTTCCAAGAATACGGCCTCGCCTACGACGAAATCGAAGCATCGCTGTCACAAGGCTTCGACGATATATACGACATCTTCTGCCGCATCAACGCCCTAAACACCTTCAGAAGCGCTTCCCCAGAAGCCTTCAAAGACCTTTACGAAGTGTACAAGCGCTCAAAAGGACAGCTCAACAAAGAACCACAACACCCCTTCTCCGAAGAGCTCCTCGCCGCCACAGAAGAAAAAGCCCTCCACGATGCCCTCACTACCGCCGAAGATGCAGTAACCTCAGCAATATCGTCGCACGACTACCCCGCCGCATACACAGCCCTCTCAACACTACAACCCCCTCTCGCTGACTTCTGGACACATATAAAAGTCCTCGACGACGACACCTCAATCCGCAATAACCGCCTCTCACTACTACAACGCACACTCTCCCTCTTCGCCACACTCCTCGACTTCTCCAGAATCCGCTGCTAG
- a CDS encoding glycosyltransferase codes for MNTKKSEKIQSPWEKLCQKNKIPEGAKLPRVTVIIPTNNSAQWIGRTMSSLAEQRYADLEIIIIDASSTDRTIEMIRSYRLDDVHIYSVAKYFCYEMINRGISLATGEYINILFPGDFFISHDSLSYMAITAIDNDMPDLVYCGSMLHDDSEDTKIMLRPFTLDVLKGGEQPTSIKSCWFRADTLKRIGKFDTRYYLRGGFDIMCRFYLDATIKIARIKRVFTDYEGYSTTGSSITRHFYETRKIIRRHFGRWRAISWMMKQNIIMRFIKLLIGKSKTAFFRG; via the coding sequence ATGAACACTAAAAAATCAGAGAAAATACAGTCCCCATGGGAGAAGCTTTGTCAAAAAAACAAGATCCCCGAGGGCGCGAAACTCCCGCGCGTCACCGTAATAATACCTACAAACAACAGCGCTCAATGGATAGGACGTACTATGTCTAGCCTCGCCGAGCAGAGATATGCCGACCTTGAAATTATCATCATCGATGCAAGCTCTACAGACCGCACCATCGAGATGATACGCAGCTACCGCCTCGATGACGTACATATATATTCCGTGGCGAAGTATTTCTGCTACGAGATGATAAACCGTGGAATATCACTGGCGACAGGAGAATATATAAATATCCTTTTCCCAGGAGATTTTTTTATCTCTCACGACTCCCTGTCGTATATGGCAATAACAGCGATAGATAACGATATGCCCGACCTCGTATACTGCGGAAGCATGCTCCACGACGACTCCGAAGACACCAAAATTATGTTGAGACCTTTCACCCTAGACGTCCTAAAAGGAGGGGAACAGCCGACGAGTATAAAATCGTGCTGGTTTCGTGCCGACACGTTAAAACGCATTGGCAAGTTCGATACAAGATATTATCTTCGTGGCGGCTTCGATATCATGTGCAGGTTTTATCTCGATGCCACAATAAAAATCGCAAGGATAAAGAGAGTCTTCACCGATTACGAAGGGTATAGCACCACAGGAAGCTCTATAACACGACACTTCTACGAGACAAGGAAAATAATACGAAGACATTTCGGAAGATGGCGCGCAATATCATGGATGATGAAGCAGAACATCATAATGCGCTTCATTAAACTTCTTATCGGCAAAAGTAAGACGGCGTTTTTCCGGGGATAA
- the amrS gene encoding AmmeMemoRadiSam system radical SAM enzyme, which produces MYEAILYENDKDSKVACTACKHKCTIPEGHAGICGVRYNDAGKLYLLVYGKAVAHHVDPIEKKPLYHFLPKTTAYSIGTVGCNFHCKFCQNWDIAMATQDPREKLKEKVPLMGDDMLPNDVVEECISSGSKTIAYTYNEPSIFAEYAHDTAKIAEKKGLKNIFVSNGYDSTEELNLMSGLLDAINIDLKSFNEDFYKKICGGKLQNVLDTIVEVHSRGIWMEITTLLIPGHNDSDEELRNIAKFIAGIDATIPWHVTAFYPCYKMLDVKPTPPSSLYRAYDIGKEEGLQYVYVGNILDEEHSTTHCPECSTPLISRNGYSVVVEDSFDKGKCKTCGKEIPGVWS; this is translated from the coding sequence ATGTACGAAGCAATATTATACGAGAATGACAAAGACTCAAAAGTAGCCTGTACAGCATGCAAACACAAATGCACCATCCCCGAAGGCCATGCAGGAATATGTGGTGTTAGATACAACGACGCCGGGAAGCTGTACCTTCTCGTATATGGCAAAGCAGTAGCACACCACGTCGATCCCATAGAGAAAAAACCACTATACCACTTCCTCCCCAAAACAACGGCATACTCGATAGGTACCGTAGGATGTAACTTCCACTGCAAATTCTGCCAGAACTGGGATATCGCCATGGCAACACAAGACCCTCGCGAGAAACTCAAAGAAAAAGTCCCCCTTATGGGCGACGATATGCTACCAAATGATGTCGTTGAAGAATGCATTTCATCAGGGTCAAAGACTATAGCATATACCTACAACGAACCCTCGATATTCGCAGAATACGCCCACGACACAGCAAAAATCGCCGAAAAAAAAGGCCTCAAAAATATCTTTGTAAGCAACGGATATGACAGTACCGAAGAACTAAACCTTATGTCGGGACTCCTTGACGCCATCAACATCGACCTGAAATCCTTCAACGAAGATTTCTACAAAAAAATATGCGGCGGCAAGCTGCAAAACGTCCTAGATACCATAGTAGAAGTTCACAGTCGTGGAATATGGATGGAGATAACAACACTGCTGATACCAGGACATAACGATAGCGACGAAGAACTTCGTAACATAGCGAAATTCATCGCAGGAATTGATGCTACAATACCATGGCACGTCACGGCATTCTACCCGTGCTACAAAATGCTCGACGTCAAGCCAACACCACCATCTTCACTATATAGAGCATACGATATCGGCAAAGAAGAAGGGCTGCAATATGTATATGTAGGAAATATCCTCGACGAAGAACACTCTACAACACACTGTCCCGAATGCTCTACACCGCTAATAAGCCGAAACGGATATTCCGTCGTCGTCGAAGATTCCTTCGACAAAGGAAAATGCAAAACATGCGGAAAGGAAATCCCAGGAGTTTGGTCATGA
- the amrB gene encoding AmmeMemoRadiSam system protein B, whose protein sequence is MTKIRKPAVAGTFYPSSPLSLHEMIQGFLDNVDDATEIKDLKAIIVPHAGLVYSGQVAAYAYKILEKHKKRKAIIVGPAHTAFLNGYAADDNEQWETPFGTVKITENTLEKNSNAHRSEHCLEVQIPFLQEIFDDIEILPIVVGDADAKALADDIMKILDDDTILIISSDLSHFNDYDVAVDLDNTTIKAVEDLDYEALLENGDACGKIPLLTMIEIAKKQQWKPTLLKYANSGDVTGDTSRVVGYASFIFH, encoded by the coding sequence ATGACAAAAATACGGAAACCCGCAGTGGCAGGAACGTTCTACCCTTCAAGCCCATTGTCTCTTCACGAGATGATACAAGGCTTCCTCGATAACGTCGACGATGCCACAGAAATTAAAGACCTTAAAGCCATCATCGTCCCGCATGCAGGGCTAGTATACTCCGGACAGGTCGCAGCATACGCCTATAAAATCCTGGAAAAACATAAAAAACGAAAAGCTATAATAGTAGGGCCAGCACACACGGCCTTCCTTAATGGCTACGCCGCCGACGACAATGAACAATGGGAGACACCCTTCGGCACAGTGAAAATCACTGAAAATACCTTAGAGAAAAATAGCAACGCACACAGATCCGAACACTGCCTGGAAGTGCAGATACCCTTCCTACAAGAAATTTTCGACGACATAGAGATACTTCCCATCGTCGTCGGTGACGCCGACGCTAAAGCCCTCGCTGACGATATCATGAAAATCCTCGACGACGATACCATCCTTATAATAAGTAGCGACCTCAGCCATTTCAACGACTACGACGTCGCAGTAGACCTCGACAATACAACAATAAAAGCAGTCGAAGATCTTGACTACGAAGCCCTCCTCGAAAATGGCGATGCCTGTGGAAAAATACCACTGCTAACAATGATCGAAATAGCAAAAAAACAACAATGGAAGCCGACACTACTAAAATACGCAAACTCCGGAGACGTTACCGGTGATACCTCCCGCGTCGTAGGATACGCTTCATTCATTTTTCATTGA